Proteins from one Nerophis lumbriciformis linkage group LG08, RoL_Nlum_v2.1, whole genome shotgun sequence genomic window:
- the LOC133612004 gene encoding major histocompatibility complex class I-related gene protein-like isoform X1 → MNLFLFFLLVVQMHSVTPVIHTLQYFHTASSQVPNFPEFVSVGYVDGVEIIYYDSNIRKAESKQDWMNKITAEDPKYWQRQTEISVGNEFNDKHSLEVLKKRFNQTGELPEVFLLQKTPSSPVTCMATGFYPDLADLFWRKDGEQIFEDVEHGELLPNHDGTFQMSVELKVEVTAEVEGKYECVFQLSGVKEDLVTKLERRSILSNASHEDNWSFALAATAAVVAVAAVLAAIIIVMVRRHRNRQVAFQPNTQRSTETERTLSHRKT, encoded by the exons ATGAACttgtttttattctttcttctggtcgtgcaaatgcacagcgtgacgcctg tgattcacacgctgcagtatttccacactgcgtcctctcaagttccaaacttcccagagtttgtgagtgttggttatgttgatggagttgagattatttactatgacagcaacatcaggaaagcagaatccaaacaggactggatgaacaaaatcacagcagaggaTCCAAAATACTGGCAGAGACAAACAGAGATCAGTGTTGGTAATGAGTTTAATGACAAACACAGCCTTGAAGTTCTTAAGAAGCGTTTCAACCAaactggag agcttccagaggtgttcctcctccagaagacgccatcctctccagtcacctgcatggcgacaggtttctaccccgacttagccgacctgttttggaggaaagacggcgagcagatcttcgaggacgtggagcacggagagctgctccccaaccacgacggaaccttccagatgtcggtggagctgaaagtggaggtgacggcggaggtggagggcaagtacgaatgtgtgttccagctgtctggcgtcaaggaggacctggtcaccaagctggagagaagaagcatcctgagcaacgcaagccatgaag ACAACTGGAGCTTCGCCCTCGCTGCCACGGCGGCGGTCGTCGCTGTGGCGGCCGTCCTGGcggccatcatcatcgtcatggtcaggcgtcacagaaacagacaag ttgccttccagccaaacactcaaagatccacagagacagagcgcacactctcacatagaaagacgtga
- the LOC133612004 gene encoding major histocompatibility complex class I-related gene protein-like isoform X2: MSGCEWNDETDEVRGWRQYGYDGEDFLSLDMKTWTLTAAKPQAFPSKLKWDQNIFLLDYLKYYYTEECPSYLKKYVKNGKKVLMRTELPEVFLLQKTPSSPVTCMATGFYPDLADLFWRKDGEQIFEDVEHGELLPNHDGTFQMSVELKVEVTAEVEGKYECVFQLSGVKEDLVTKLERRSILSNASHEDNWSFALAATAAVVAVAAVLAAIIIVMVRRHRNRQVAFQPNTQRSTETERTLSHRKT, from the exons atgtcaggatgtgaatggaatgatgagactgatgaggtTAGAGGTTGGCGTCAGTACGgttatgatggagaagatttCCTATCGTTGGACATGAAGACATGGACATTGACTGCAGCAAAACCACAAGCTTTCCCCTCCAAACTCAAGTGGGACCAGAACATATTTCTACTAGACTACCTGAAGTATTATTACACTGAGGAAtgtccttcttacttgaagaagtatgtgaagaatgggaagaaggtcctaatgagaacag agcttccagaggtgttcctcctccagaagacgccatcctctccagtcacctgcatggcgacaggtttctaccccgacttagccgacctgttttggaggaaagacggcgagcagatcttcgaggacgtggagcacggagagctgctccccaaccacgacggaaccttccagatgtcggtggagctgaaagtggaggtgacggcggaggtggagggcaagtacgaatgtgtgttccagctgtctggcgtcaaggaggacctggtcaccaagctggagagaagaagcatcctgagcaacgcaagccatgaag ACAACTGGAGCTTCGCCCTCGCTGCCACGGCGGCGGTCGTCGCTGTGGCGGCCGTCCTGGcggccatcatcatcgtcatggtcaggcgtcacagaaacagacaag ttgccttccagccaaacactcaaagatccacagagacagagcgcacactctcacatagaaagacgtga